ACTTTAAATTTTAATTTTTTATATTTTAAACTCGAAAAAACATGAATTGCTGCAGCTTATCCACAGATCCGGGTATCAATACCGGGATGCGCCTTGGTGAAATATGCGGGCTTTGTTGGGATCAAGTCAACTTTCAGTCTCGCCAAATCGTGGTACGTCGAACGATGTCCAGCAAAGGATTGCAAGAAAGCACGAAGACCAAACGTGTGCGCTACGTCCCGATGAACCACCAAGTTTTTTCCTTACTTGAGAAACTCTCTCGGCAAAGCAAATCGGATTTTGTTTGTTTGAACGAAAAAGGAAATCACTGGAATGTTGACCATTCAGGAAGATGGTTTAAAGAAGCTCTTGATAAAGCCAAAGTAAGAAAAATTCGCTTTCATGATTTAAGACATACCTATGCGAGCCAGTTTATGATGAACAACGGAAACATTTATGATCTTCAAAAGATTTTAGGTCATACGGATATGAAGATGACGATGAAGTATGCGCATCTCAGCCCTGATCATCTGTTGTCAGCATCAAACGTTGTTAGCTTTAGCGGTGGAAGTGTCGAAGATTTACCAGAAAATGACCAAAATATTTTGGCGCTCCGATAATCGATAAGTATTTGAATTACTTAGAAAATTTGGCGGAGAGAGTGAGATTCGAACTCACGGAGCCCGCGAAGGCTCGCCGGTTTTCAAGACCGGTGCTTTCAACCGCTCAGCCATCTCTCCGTACATGAATTCGGTTGGATTTATTCTTATAAAATAAGGGCGCCGGGGAGTCTATTTGAAATGTCTTTTTGGGGTCCACCCGGGCCAATTACTGCTGGGCAGCATTGTTCAGGGGATTCGGAGGCCTGGGCTGACCCTCGCCTCTCCCCGTAACTCTACTTAATAACTTCGCAGCCCATGTAGCGCTGAAGAACTTTGGGCACTTTCACGCTGCCGTCTTCCTGTTGGTAATTTTCGAGGATCGCCACGAGAGTTCTCCCGATCGCAAGACCCGAACCGTTGAGCGTGTGCACAAACTGAGGTTTGCCACCGCCTTGAGGTTTAAAACGGATATCTGCACGCCGCGCCTGGAAATCTTCGAAGTTCGAGCACGAGCTGATCTCGCGATACGCCTGCTGACCTGGGAGCCACGCCTCTAAATCATAGGTTTTCGCAGAGTTGGGACCAATATCTCCCGAGCATAAAAGCATACGGCGGTAAGGGATCTCTAATTGATTGAGGACCTCTTCTGCATTTGTCGTTAAGCGCTCATGCTCTTCGTAAGATTTATCAGGGTGAACAAAGCACATGAGCTCCACCTTTTGGAACTGGTGCTGTCGAATCAAACCCTTCACATCTTTTCCGTAACTTCCCGCCTCGGATCGAAAGCAAGAGCTGTAAGCCGCGAATCGTTGCGGAAGATCGCTTTCGTTTAAAACTTCGCCATTATAGAAATTGGTCACCGGAACTTCCGCCGTGGGAATTAAATAATAATCGGTGCCGGAGAGATGGAACACGTCTTCCTTAAATTTAGGAAAGTTTCCCGTTCCGTACATGGCATGACTGTTGACCATATACGGGGGAATCGCTTCGCGATAACCATGCTTCTCCGAATGAAGATCCATCATAAAGCTCGAGATGGCTCTCTCGAGGCGAGCCCCTAAACCCATGAGGAATGTAAAACGGGCACCAGCCACTTTAGCGCCGCGATCAAAATCTAAAATTTTTAATTTTTCACCGATCTCGCCGTGCTCCTTGGCTTTAAAAGAGAACTTTGTAGGTTCACCCACTGTGCGAATCAGTTGATTGTCTTGCTCGCTCGTCCCGGCCGGCACGTTGTCATTCAGCTTGTTGGGGAGGCTCGATAAAAGATCGCGGACTTCTTCCTCGATATCCTTTGTTTGTTTCTCTAAGCCCTTTACTTCTTGGCTGAGAGCCTGCATCTCTGTAAGTAGAGCCGAGGCATCTTGTTTTTGCCTCTTGAGTTGCGCAATTTGCTCGCTGACTTTATTTTGATGAGCCTTTTTGGACTCTGACTCTTGCATGCTCTTTTTACGAACCTGATTCATCTCCATGATCTTTTGCAAGAGAGAAAGATCGCCATTGCGTTTTTTAAGCGAGGCTTCGTAACTTTTAAAGTAGCCTTCGTCTTCTAAATTTTTGAGATAAATCACTTGAGAACTCCTTTAACCAACAATTGCTGTATGTATATACAATTTAAACAGCACTCCGATCAACACTAAGCTGAGGAGCAAGATCACCGAAGTTAACAGACCCCAATATCGCGTGATCCGCGCAATGACTCCCATCGTAACAACGACAATAAACATGAAGACCAGAATCCCGGTATGCCAGATCGCCTCACTCGTGACAGCGAGGGTGAGTCCCAAGAAAACTCCCGAAGCTAATCGAACTAGAAAAATTAAAAATTCGAGGAGTGATTCTTTTAAACTAAATTTAATGCGCTCAGCAAATTCTCCCATAATCCCCTCACTGAAGTTCTTTCATTATGCGCTCGATATCACCGCGATCCGGCGCGTTTGGCGCTAAGGCCAAGTATCTCTCATAGGCCGTATAGGCTTCAACTAATAATCCCTGCATATGGAAAGTTGCACCTAGCTCTTTATAAATGTCGGGATGGCCCGACTCTTTTTGGGCCGCTTGATCTAACATAGTGACCGCCGATTCTAGAGCCCCCGAAAGACGGTAACAACGAGCCAAATTAATATAAATATCTGCCGTTTGCGGCCGCTTAGGAATGGCCTTTTGATATTCGGTGGCGCAACTGGAGTATTGGCCCATACGATAGTAAGCCTCGGCCGCTAATAAGTAAGATTCTGCGATGTTGGGGTTTATGTGTTGCTCCATCTGAGCCATTTCGAGAGCCTTAGTAAAATCTTTGCTCTCTAATGCCGCTTTCCCCAGATTGTAATACACCTTAGGAAATCTTTTGTTAATTTTTAAGACACGAGAGAACTGAGCTTGAGCCGAAGTATAATTTCCGGCACCCATGTAAAGCTCTCCGGCCAAAAACAATGGTGTCGGATCCAGTGGATCTAAGCTGGCAGCGGTCAGATACATTTCGAGAGCCCGATTCACATAGCCCTCCTGCTTATAAACCATCGCTAAACTCAGAATCGAAGGTTTATCATCTTTCTTCATAGAGATGATCTGTTGGAGCACGGGCCGAGCCCCACTCCAGTTTTTTTCTTCGATAAAAATATCTGCCAAAGTTTTTTTGTAGGCGATGACGTCAGGAGATTCTTCGATTTTCCGGTTGATATAATCGATCCCTGCTCCGGGCCCGTGCAAGTTCGCGATCACACGTGCGTAGAGGCAATGATTTTCTGGAGAGTGGGGATCAATCTCCAAAGTTTTATTGATCGAAGAGAGCGCCGCCTGATTGTCTCCCAAACTGATATTGGCTTTGGTGATAATTTGCATCGCTCCCACGTCCATGGAGTAATAGCTCAGAGCCTTTTCGGCAAAGGATCTCGCGGATTTAAAATTCCCTCGCAAGTACTCTACTTTTGCAAAACCTCGAGAGATTTCGTTATTTCTGGGGAAGCGATTTTGAACATTCTTTAAGATCTGTGCCGCGCCTTCGTAATCGTAGCGAAAAGAATAATATTCGGCGAGAGTCACATAGGCCGAAACTAAACCCGGATCGGCGTGAATCGCGCGCTCGACCCATTTGATCGCTTCGGAACTCTGATTGAGCTCCCACAAAGACTGCCCGGCATGGTAGGCCGCTAATGCATTTGTGGGATCAGCCTCAAAAGCTGAGCGAAATTCCGCTTGGGCCGCAAAATAGTTTCCGAGCTTCATATAAAGGGTTCCAAGGTAGAGCATGTTGCTACTATCTAACTGCACGCTCTCAAGAGCACTTCGCCCTCCTAAATTGACGATCAGGGCTTTCACATCGGCATTACTGGAATCGATGGAAAAAGATTTGTTGGCATATTCTAAAGCCTCTCTTTTGTTTCCTTGAAGCTGACTCACCTGAGCCATCACGTAATAGGCCTCGGCTTTAATATCCTGAGGGAACTTTTCTGAGGACTGTAATGCCTTTTGAATATAGGTCACCGCTTTGTCCGCGTGACGAAACGCTTGAAACTCAAGAATCCCCAGCTCCATGGTCGCCAAAGTGTGCCCAGGATAATGTTTAAGAGCTTCACCATAGGCGTTCAGTGACTCGGCGTAACGACCGAGCTTCCGCTGCGTGCGCGCCTCCTGAAGGATGGGTTTAATCCAGGGCTTTAAACGGGTTTGTGAAGACCAGAGCTCCCGCACCTTTTGAAAATAGTAAATCGCCGTCGAATACTTTTGCTGCTGCTCAAGAAGATCTCCCATCAGTTGGTTAAAAAATAATAACCCCGGATCTCGTCTGAGAGCATCTTCCATATAGTTTTTTGCGGGCTCATACTCGCCAACGGTGACAAGATAGATACTGTAACAAACACCACTTGCGGATTTATCGGACTGTAAAACCGAAGCGGCTCGAAAAATAGAATAGATCGTATCGATGTCTTTGGAATCCTGAAAGGAATACGGCCATAACTCTTTATACGTAATACAAAGCAGTTCCATGGCCTCGGAGGCTCCATTGTTTTTTTCGATCACCGTCGCCAAGAGCTCTTGAGCTTTTTGATAATCTTCGATGGTATGTTGAAGCAAATGAAGAATCGCCTTTTTAAGATAAGAGTCGTAGGTATTGGGGGCATCACTGGCTCCCGTCATCTTGACCATTCGTAAACGAATGCGATCTTTTGTGGGCTTTGTTGTAGAAAAAAACACCATTCCCACGGCGATGACTACAAAAGCGATGCCGCCGATGACGAACAGATTAAAAAACTTTGCAAATATATTTTGTGAGGGCGGGGTTGGCGCTTTCGATGCAGGAATGTCCGAATTGGTATTCGCCTCGAGCTGACGGCGCTCGAGCTCAAACTGAATCATTTCCTCTTTTTTTTGTTTGTGGAACTCTTCGATCTGTTGCCACAGTGGCTTTTCAACCACCGCTTTTTTATTGCCGGTGATTTCGGTTTGTTCGCTGACCTCGTCCCCCTGAATCTCGGTGGTCTCATCCTTCACCTGATTCATCTCTTGATTCAAACTTTCAACGAGCGCATCGAAAAACGGCGGATACTGGGTGATGGGAAACCATCGCGTTTCGCCGACTCTGGAAATCGACTCTTGACCCGAAAAATAACCCTGACGGATGTGTTCTATCACATCTTTATCGCTCAGCGGTCCTTTATGCTGCCCTTGAATGTTTCTGACGTACCAGCTGTTATCTTGTGACATATATTATTTGAGTCGTTTAATCTGCGCCCCTAAAGCTAATAGTTTACCTTCGAGATTTTCATATCCACGATCTAAATGATAAATGCGACCGACAATGGTTTCCCCTTTGGCAGCTAATCCAGCGAGAATCAAACACGCGCTGGCGCGAAGGTCCGTCGCCATCACTTGGGCTCCGATCAGCGAGCCCGGTTTTCCGTGAATAATGGCCGTGTTGGACGATATGGTGATGTCTGCCGCCAAGCGATTTAATTCTTGAACGTGCATAAAGCGGTTTTCGAAAACGGTCTCTTT
Above is a window of Bdellovibrionales bacterium DNA encoding:
- the serS gene encoding serine--tRNA ligase — translated: MYLKNLEDEGYFKSYEASLKKRNGDLSLLQKIMEMNQVRKKSMQESESKKAHQNKVSEQIAQLKRQKQDASALLTEMQALSQEVKGLEKQTKDIEEEVRDLLSSLPNKLNDNVPAGTSEQDNQLIRTVGEPTKFSFKAKEHGEIGEKLKILDFDRGAKVAGARFTFLMGLGARLERAISSFMMDLHSEKHGYREAIPPYMVNSHAMYGTGNFPKFKEDVFHLSGTDYYLIPTAEVPVTNFYNGEVLNESDLPQRFAAYSSCFRSEAGSYGKDVKGLIRQHQFQKVELMCFVHPDKSYEEHERLTTNAEEVLNQLEIPYRRMLLCSGDIGPNSAKTYDLEAWLPGQQAYREISSCSNFEDFQARRADIRFKPQGGGKPQFVHTLNGSGLAIGRTLVAILENYQQEDGSVKVPKVLQRYMGCEVIK
- a CDS encoding tetratricopeptide repeat protein translates to MSQDNSWYVRNIQGQHKGPLSDKDVIEHIRQGYFSGQESISRVGETRWFPITQYPPFFDALVESLNQEMNQVKDETTEIQGDEVSEQTEITGNKKAVVEKPLWQQIEEFHKQKKEEMIQFELERRQLEANTNSDIPASKAPTPPSQNIFAKFFNLFVIGGIAFVVIAVGMVFFSTTKPTKDRIRLRMVKMTGASDAPNTYDSYLKKAILHLLQHTIEDYQKAQELLATVIEKNNGASEAMELLCITYKELWPYSFQDSKDIDTIYSIFRAASVLQSDKSASGVCYSIYLVTVGEYEPAKNYMEDALRRDPGLLFFNQLMGDLLEQQQKYSTAIYYFQKVRELWSSQTRLKPWIKPILQEARTQRKLGRYAESLNAYGEALKHYPGHTLATMELGILEFQAFRHADKAVTYIQKALQSSEKFPQDIKAEAYYVMAQVSQLQGNKREALEYANKSFSIDSSNADVKALIVNLGGRSALESVQLDSSNMLYLGTLYMKLGNYFAAQAEFRSAFEADPTNALAAYHAGQSLWELNQSSEAIKWVERAIHADPGLVSAYVTLAEYYSFRYDYEGAAQILKNVQNRFPRNNEISRGFAKVEYLRGNFKSARSFAEKALSYYSMDVGAMQIITKANISLGDNQAALSSINKTLEIDPHSPENHCLYARVIANLHGPGAGIDYINRKIEESPDVIAYKKTLADIFIEEKNWSGARPVLQQIISMKKDDKPSILSLAMVYKQEGYVNRALEMYLTAASLDPLDPTPLFLAGELYMGAGNYTSAQAQFSRVLKINKRFPKVYYNLGKAALESKDFTKALEMAQMEQHINPNIAESYLLAAEAYYRMGQYSSCATEYQKAIPKRPQTADIYINLARCYRLSGALESAVTMLDQAAQKESGHPDIYKELGATFHMQGLLVEAYTAYERYLALAPNAPDRGDIERIMKELQ
- a CDS encoding site-specific integrase, which produces MNCCSLSTDPGINTGMRLGEICGLCWDQVNFQSRQIVVRRTMSSKGLQESTKTKRVRYVPMNHQVFSLLEKLSRQSKSDFVCLNEKGNHWNVDHSGRWFKEALDKAKVRKIRFHDLRHTYASQFMMNNGNIYDLQKILGHTDMKMTMKYAHLSPDHLLSASNVVSFSGGSVEDLPENDQNILALR